A region of Moorena producens PAL-8-15-08-1 DNA encodes the following proteins:
- a CDS encoding cupin domain-containing protein, with amino-acid sequence MNTEEIANIFNLPPELPTEELFEPLISTESLLIERIISTGQTTPTGEWYDQDQDEWVILLQGQATLAYLDGSSVKLKAGDYLFIKAHQKHRVEYTSAEPPCIWLAIHGNLQQKQT; translated from the coding sequence ATGAACACTGAAGAGATAGCTAACATTTTCAACTTACCTCCTGAACTTCCTACCGAAGAACTGTTTGAACCGTTGATATCTACCGAGAGCCTATTAATCGAGCGCATCATCTCCACTGGACAAACTACACCAACCGGAGAGTGGTATGACCAAGACCAAGATGAATGGGTAATCCTGTTACAAGGGCAAGCAACCCTTGCCTACCTTGACGGTTCCAGTGTCAAGCTCAAAGCAGGGGATTATCTATTTATTAAAGCTCATCAAAAGCATCGAGTTGAATATACCAGTGCTGAGCCACCCTGCATTTGGCTAGCCATTCATGGCAATTTGCAACAGAAGCAGACCTGA
- a CDS encoding HEAT repeat domain-containing protein, with product MELHQIETNLNSPNPQNRMKAITELRHYEPGLVVPLLKGRMYDQEFLIRSFVAMGLGYKQTEEAFGLLLDLIEHDKDYNVRAEAANSLAKYGKRAISHLVYLFQQDSNWLVRQSILAAIEVTEHPEIFLKLCISGLKGNDITVQESAIANLGQLAKTRQASSALEVLLEAANSSKDAIRAQVAITLRHFDDPRAQNALMKLRQDSDYRVVGATLEGLL from the coding sequence ATGGAACTACATCAGATTGAAACTAATCTCAATAGCCCTAATCCTCAAAATCGGATGAAAGCTATTACCGAATTAAGGCACTATGAACCTGGTTTGGTTGTGCCCCTACTCAAGGGAAGGATGTATGACCAAGAATTTCTAATTCGTTCCTTTGTTGCTATGGGTTTGGGGTATAAGCAAACAGAGGAAGCCTTTGGGTTATTACTGGATTTAATCGAACATGATAAAGATTATAATGTCAGAGCTGAAGCAGCTAATTCTTTAGCTAAATATGGTAAGCGGGCAATTTCCCATCTCGTATACCTATTCCAACAAGACTCTAATTGGTTGGTAAGGCAAAGTATTCTTGCTGCAATAGAAGTAACTGAACACCCGGAAATATTTTTAAAGCTCTGTATTTCGGGACTTAAAGGGAACGATATCACAGTTCAGGAATCAGCGATCGCTAATTTAGGGCAATTAGCAAAAACACGTCAAGCATCTTCAGCTTTAGAGGTTCTTCTTGAAGCAGCTAACTCCTCTAAAGATGCAATTCGTGCCCAAGTAGCCATAACCTTGAGACATTTTGATGACCCAAGAGCCCAAAATGCTCTCATGAAGCTGCGACAAGATTCTGATTATCGAGTTGTCGGTGCAACTTTAGAGGGACTTCTCTAG
- a CDS encoding orange carotenoid protein N-terminal domain-containing protein, protein MEAIQSLSIDQQLGLLWVLYQNMRGLVTPLAPGATVQLKIEREIKTEIITT, encoded by the coding sequence GTGGAAGCTATCCAGAGCCTATCCATTGATCAGCAACTGGGACTTTTGTGGGTCCTTTACCAAAATATGAGAGGTTTAGTGACTCCACTGGCTCCCGGTGCAACTGTTCAATTAAAAATTGAACGGGAGATTAAAACCGAGATAATTACTACTTAG
- a CDS encoding NblA/ycf18 family protein has protein sequence MKYSEQLSLEQEFNLRIFADQVLTLSLEQAQDLSIELYRQMMLKDNMYEDLLKDYWNMSEIPLYF, from the coding sequence ATGAAATATTCCGAGCAACTATCTCTAGAACAAGAATTCAATTTAAGAATATTTGCCGATCAAGTGCTGACTCTCTCCCTAGAGCAAGCCCAGGATTTATCTATTGAGCTTTATCGACAAATGATGCTCAAGGACAATATGTACGAAGACTTGTTAAAAGATTATTGGAATATGAGCGAAATCCCTTTGTATTTTTAA
- a CDS encoding phosphodiester glycosidase family protein, translating into MRKILGLSLIAIGLAVGWLSIRNHQLPDALSSDVSPPQKQIKYQSHTLDFSVVHTLLIPADSGFSVTPAISEQLITLEDLAQKHQAVAAINGGFFDPKNQKTTSIVIKQGQLVADPRHNQGLIQNPNLQPYMDKILNRSEFRRYRCGSTVRYDITLHSEPPPPGCQLLDALGSGPLLVPQIRSVTEGFVAVENRKVIRDALGSSRPNARSAVGITPDGSILLVMVAQKSEAPRNSGMSFRALATFLKIAGVEKAMNLDGGSSSALYYNGKTIYGRVDKNGNRIKRKIKSILMVNQDP; encoded by the coding sequence GTGAGAAAAATCCTTGGGCTGAGCTTGATTGCCATTGGTTTAGCGGTTGGGTGGTTATCTATCCGGAATCACCAGCTACCCGATGCCCTCTCTTCAGATGTTTCACCACCCCAGAAACAGATTAAATACCAATCCCATACTCTAGACTTTAGTGTGGTTCACACCTTATTAATTCCAGCTGATAGTGGATTTTCCGTTACTCCCGCCATATCGGAACAGTTAATCACCTTAGAAGATTTAGCCCAAAAGCACCAAGCTGTAGCTGCCATCAACGGCGGTTTTTTTGACCCAAAAAATCAGAAGACCACCTCGATTGTAATCAAGCAAGGGCAACTAGTAGCAGATCCCCGTCACAACCAGGGGCTGATCCAAAATCCCAACTTACAGCCCTACATGGATAAAATTCTCAATCGATCAGAATTTCGGCGATACCGTTGTGGGTCAACAGTCCGCTATGATATAACCCTACACAGTGAACCACCCCCCCCCGGTTGTCAATTATTAGATGCCCTAGGCAGTGGTCCGTTGCTGGTTCCACAAATTAGATCAGTAACCGAAGGTTTTGTAGCTGTAGAAAATCGGAAAGTCATACGAGATGCCCTAGGCAGCAGCCGACCCAATGCTAGAAGTGCAGTCGGTATTACTCCTGATGGCAGCATCTTGTTAGTAATGGTGGCTCAAAAATCAGAAGCTCCCAGAAATTCCGGTATGTCCTTCAGAGCCCTAGCTACCTTCCTGAAAATTGCCGGGGTGGAAAAAGCCATGAATCTAGATGGAGGAAGCTCCTCCGCTCTTTATTATAACGGCAAAACCATTTATGGCAGAGTGGACAAAAACGGAAATCGAATCAAACGAAAAATTAAATCGATTCTAATGGTTAACCAAGACCCGTGA
- a CDS encoding zinc metalloprotease HtpX has translation MSLENGLNALKQKRYAEAVQWLEDYCQYCQNSLGELSDHHSQEYSQAQAALVKAYSGNGENKKAIALCRKLENHPNSQVSNWAKKCLTTLTSKSTKTTPTKTTAKTVSKSRHKAGRVAQTGIRLAMKGIAGNLALASGVTISLLFGMVLVLALSLLLILNSNNPVTGLIIAVAITLIFNVAAFFISPWIMDLTQRWLYQTRWVTLADIQRYSPESAEVIERVCQEKNIKQPRLGIIDDQNPTAFTYGSLPNSARLVVSQGLFTYLDDDEIATVYAHELGHIVHWDFAVMTLAATLVQITYLIYSFARRISRGGGNSKGKDAAQTAAMVAYVFYIIGTYLVLYLSRTREYYADHFAAETTGNPNALSRALVKIAYGIVEEGQGAKEPSKLIEGTRSLGIYDHKAAASTGTAYRIASDSQKVGQVFLWDIFNPWGWWMELNSTHPLTGKRVRALTTYAEQMDLETEFDMATVVREGNQLSKKKLYGNFAVDIVLFNAQFIGSITGLMIASIVLSWTAQVTVLPSFMLFGFAVGTLIKTLVMYPDFKQSSRSDIFTLMCDPYASPLRGRPVKLQGELIGRGDAGYKFGSDLKLQDRSGMIYTRYASRFGPIGNFLFGGTKVQNLIGSQVNVVGWFRRGIAPWLDLIQLESNNTTVNSYHRFWSLTVAVGAIILGFGLFFVL, from the coding sequence ATGTCACTAGAAAATGGATTAAATGCTCTCAAACAAAAACGTTATGCAGAGGCGGTGCAATGGCTAGAAGACTATTGCCAGTATTGCCAAAATTCTTTAGGTGAGCTTTCCGATCACCATTCTCAAGAGTATAGTCAAGCCCAAGCCGCTCTGGTGAAAGCCTATAGCGGTAATGGTGAGAACAAAAAAGCGATCGCCCTCTGTCGGAAGTTAGAAAATCACCCAAATTCCCAGGTCAGCAATTGGGCAAAAAAATGTCTGACCACCCTCACCTCAAAGTCAACAAAAACAACCCCAACAAAAACAACAGCGAAAACCGTGTCAAAATCCCGTCACAAAGCCGGAAGAGTGGCGCAAACTGGTATAAGGTTAGCCATGAAAGGCATTGCCGGTAATCTTGCCCTTGCCTCTGGTGTTACCATCTCTTTACTATTTGGGATGGTATTAGTATTAGCTCTGAGTTTGCTGCTAATCCTTAATAGTAACAATCCTGTTACTGGGTTAATCATCGCAGTTGCCATAACCCTAATTTTTAATGTTGCTGCCTTTTTCATCTCTCCCTGGATCATGGACTTAACCCAACGGTGGCTTTACCAAACCCGTTGGGTAACCCTAGCAGATATCCAGCGCTATAGTCCTGAAAGCGCAGAAGTGATTGAGCGGGTTTGTCAAGAAAAAAATATCAAACAACCTCGATTGGGTATTATTGATGACCAAAATCCCACCGCGTTTACCTATGGTTCCCTACCAAACAGCGCTCGTTTAGTCGTTAGTCAGGGTTTATTTACTTACCTTGATGATGATGAAATCGCCACAGTTTATGCTCATGAATTGGGGCATATTGTCCACTGGGACTTTGCCGTAATGACCTTAGCGGCGACTTTAGTACAAATCACCTACCTGATCTATTCTTTCGCCAGACGGATCAGTCGCGGCGGTGGTAACAGTAAAGGCAAAGATGCTGCTCAAACAGCAGCAATGGTAGCTTATGTGTTTTACATTATCGGCACTTACTTGGTGCTGTACCTATCCCGAACCCGAGAATACTATGCTGATCACTTTGCTGCTGAAACTACCGGTAACCCAAATGCTCTATCACGAGCTTTGGTGAAGATTGCCTACGGTATCGTCGAAGAAGGGCAAGGAGCAAAAGAACCCAGTAAATTGATTGAAGGAACCCGCAGCCTCGGCATTTACGACCATAAAGCTGCTGCTTCTACCGGTACCGCTTATCGTATCGCCTCAGACTCCCAGAAAGTCGGGCAAGTCTTTCTCTGGGATATCTTTAACCCCTGGGGTTGGTGGATGGAGTTGAATTCTACTCATCCCCTAACCGGTAAACGAGTCCGCGCTTTAACTACTTATGCTGAGCAAATGGACTTAGAGACTGAATTTGATATGGCTACTGTAGTCCGAGAAGGCAATCAGCTCAGTAAGAAAAAGCTCTATGGTAATTTTGCCGTGGATATTGTATTGTTCAATGCTCAATTCATTGGTAGTATTACTGGTTTAATGATTGCTTCTATCGTCTTGAGTTGGACTGCTCAAGTAACAGTATTGCCAAGCTTTATGCTCTTTGGCTTTGCTGTGGGAACCTTGATTAAGACCCTGGTGATGTACCCAGATTTCAAGCAATCGTCTCGATCGGATATCTTCACCTTAATGTGTGACCCCTACGCCAGTCCTTTGCGTGGTCGTCCAGTCAAACTCCAAGGTGAGTTAATTGGTCGCGGCGATGCTGGCTATAAATTTGGTTCCGATCTCAAGCTTCAAGACCGCAGTGGGATGATTTATACCCGCTATGCTTCTCGCTTTGGTCCAATCGGTAACTTCCTTTTTGGTGGGACTAAGGTGCAGAACTTAATTGGCTCCCAAGTCAATGTAGTTGGCTGGTTCCGCAGAGGAATTGCCCCTTGGCTAGACTTAATCCAGTTGGAAAGCAATAACACCACTGTCAACAGCTACCACCGTTTCTGGTCATTGACTGTTGCAGTTGGAGCAATTATTTTGGGTTTTGGACTTTTCTTTGTCCTCTGA
- a CDS encoding TIGR03643 family protein — MKISNLDNQSIDRIVEMAWEDRTPFEAIEVQFGLQEKHVIQLMRRSMTTSSFKMWRKRVTARNTKHLRKRDFTAGRFKSNNQKN, encoded by the coding sequence ATGAAGATATCTAACTTAGACAACCAAAGTATTGATCGCATTGTTGAAATGGCTTGGGAGGATAGAACACCATTTGAGGCAATTGAGGTTCAGTTTGGTCTCCAAGAGAAACACGTAATTCAATTAATGCGACGTTCCATGACTACTTCAAGCTTCAAGATGTGGCGTAAGAGAGTCACTGCACGTAACACCAAACATCTCCGAAAAAGAGATTTTACCGCAGGTCGCTTCAAGTCAAATAACCAAAAGAATTAA
- a CDS encoding hybrid sensor histidine kinase/response regulator, which produces MSQILVIEDEEDIRTIVVEILRAENFDVIEAENGEIGVELANNESPDLIICDIKMPKLDGYGVMIQLQEIPSTQTIPLIFLTAKSMKSDLRMGMELGADDYLTKPFTRDELLGAITTRLAKQMAVEQESQKQVDELRDNITHALPHELRTPLNGILNLAQFLIEDYDTIERGEAMEMLQEIRVSGERLYRLTHNFLLYAELTRIEQQPKQARKLLDYGDQSFTRTIIQDLAIQKCLKVNRKDDLHLELQEVVVKISQSKFTKIVEEIIDNALKFSDLGKPIKIQSYFQDNKLNILVIDQGRGMTPTQIAKLGAYMQFDRKLYEQQGSGLGLIIAKLLTELHGGELNITSSPGIQTIVHVILPGKLSI; this is translated from the coding sequence ATGTCGCAGATTTTAGTTATTGAAGATGAGGAAGATATCCGTACCATTGTTGTGGAGATACTTCGGGCTGAAAATTTCGATGTTATTGAAGCAGAAAATGGTGAAATCGGTGTGGAATTGGCAAATAATGAAAGTCCTGATTTGATTATTTGCGATATTAAAATGCCGAAACTGGATGGTTACGGTGTCATGATTCAGTTACAAGAAATTCCATCCACCCAGACAATTCCCTTAATTTTTCTTACGGCTAAATCTATGAAATCTGATCTGCGTATGGGGATGGAACTGGGCGCAGATGATTATCTGACCAAGCCATTTACTAGAGATGAATTATTAGGAGCAATCACAACCCGCTTAGCCAAGCAGATGGCTGTTGAGCAAGAATCTCAAAAACAGGTCGATGAATTGCGCGATAACATCACTCATGCACTACCTCATGAGTTGCGTACTCCTCTCAATGGCATTTTGAATCTTGCCCAATTCCTGATAGAGGACTATGATACCATAGAGCGGGGTGAAGCTATGGAAATGCTTCAGGAAATCCGTGTCTCTGGAGAACGTTTATATCGGCTCACCCATAATTTTTTACTCTATGCAGAACTAACGCGCATCGAGCAACAACCTAAGCAAGCCAGGAAGCTGCTTGATTATGGAGACCAAAGTTTTACTAGAACAATTATCCAAGACCTTGCTATCCAAAAATGTCTGAAGGTAAACCGGAAAGACGATTTGCACTTAGAACTGCAAGAAGTAGTTGTCAAGATTTCCCAATCAAAATTTACTAAAATTGTTGAAGAAATCATTGATAATGCCTTGAAGTTTTCCGACCTTGGTAAGCCGATTAAGATTCAGAGTTATTTCCAGGATAATAAGTTAAATATTTTGGTGATCGATCAGGGACGAGGCATGACACCAACTCAAATTGCTAAACTCGGAGCCTATATGCAATTTGATCGTAAACTCTACGAGCAACAAGGCTCTGGATTAGGCTTGATCATTGCCAAACTGTTGACTGAATTACACGGTGGGGAATTAAACATAACCAGTTCCCCAGGAATACAAACAATTGTCCATGTTATACTTCCAGGAAAATTATCAATTTAA
- a CDS encoding endonuclease/exonuclease/phosphatase family protein — MHRNRFKVGTFNLCNLVLPDVLYYRKKIYTQTEYTLKTTWIGEQLKKMKADIVGFQEVFHQEALQQALAQSQVYDNATTVFANPTGKSPVVALTSRFPVLEYNVIKDFPTTACLDIQGTDIPLKRFSRPVLEAHLKLSDTIDCTVFVIHLKSKRPIIPDGVDRNDPIEQAKGQARSLILRAAEATALRVILMDKLQHRDHPVIVMGDVNDSGVAITSQIVSGEPPLRKLWFQQKQMIWDVLLYYVKDIQARQNYGDFYYTHIHNGHHESLDHILVSQEFVVQNPKRIGRVGYVSLFNDHLIDETLSDEKIETWQSDHGQVVVSIELDS; from the coding sequence ATGCATCGAAACCGTTTCAAAGTTGGAACCTTTAACCTATGCAACTTAGTGCTACCAGATGTCCTATACTATAGAAAAAAGATATATACCCAAACAGAGTACACTCTTAAGACCACCTGGATTGGTGAACAACTGAAGAAGATGAAAGCTGACATTGTTGGCTTTCAAGAGGTATTTCATCAAGAAGCTCTCCAACAAGCACTGGCTCAGAGTCAAGTTTATGACAATGCCACCACTGTGTTCGCAAACCCTACGGGTAAAAGTCCAGTTGTTGCCCTGACCTCCAGGTTTCCAGTGCTTGAATACAACGTCATCAAAGATTTTCCCACTACGGCATGCCTGGATATCCAGGGAACAGACATCCCACTCAAGCGTTTTTCTCGACCAGTGTTAGAAGCACATCTCAAGCTGAGTGACACGATTGATTGTACAGTTTTTGTAATTCACCTCAAGTCCAAGCGTCCGATCATCCCCGATGGAGTAGACCGTAACGACCCAATTGAACAAGCCAAAGGACAAGCGAGATCTCTAATCCTCCGAGCAGCTGAAGCAACAGCTTTGCGGGTAATTTTGATGGATAAGCTACAGCACAGGGATCATCCGGTAATAGTGATGGGTGATGTCAATGATAGTGGTGTGGCTATAACTTCTCAAATTGTTTCTGGAGAGCCCCCTTTGAGAAAACTCTGGTTTCAGCAAAAGCAGATGATCTGGGATGTGTTGTTGTATTACGTCAAAGACATTCAAGCTCGACAAAACTATGGTGACTTCTACTACACCCACATCCATAATGGCCACCACGAGAGCCTAGATCACATCCTGGTCAGTCAGGAATTCGTGGTTCAAAATCCCAAACGTATTGGCAGAGTTGGGTATGTCTCCCTTTTCAATGATCATCTAATCGACGAAACCTTGAGTGACGAGAAAATTGAGACTTGGCAATCTGATCACGGACAGGTGGTTGTCTCCATTGAACTTGATTCATAA
- a CDS encoding sodium:solute symporter family transporter: protein MHPVDYIIVTIYLICIVVFGVILQRKASEGIESYFLGNRNLPWWVLGASGMASNTDLAGTMVISALIYALGTKGFFIEIRGGVVLIMAIFMIFMGKWNRRAKVMTLAEWMHLRFGSGREGNTARIISAVANIIFAIGSMSYFSVGGGKFLGEFLGIDDRYASIFLILLALVYTVVSGFYGVVWTDVFQGILIFIAIIYICAIAFSTATIPDTFSVSIPGAEQLQTWNFTEWSSISPPMAVELPGDYAIFNLFGGVILFYLFKEIMVGFGGGGGYMIQRYFAAKSDREAGLLSLFWIILLSFRWPLVTAFAVLGIHYGTTKAVIADPELILPTVIAEYVPVGIKGLLIACFIAAAMSTFDSIINASAAYWVKDIYQAYINPQASSQQLIVQSRWASTLIVVVGLLFSFNITNINDIWGWLTLGLGAGLSIPLVLRWYWWRFNGYGFALGTVAGMVAAILTKAIVLPNLNYAQFQEYALFLIPSICSLLGCILGTFLTEPTDREVMDNFYRVTRPFGFWGVIRQNLPANSQAKIRNENRRDILSTLIGIPWQIVLFLMGIMLMMKRWDNFGILLFLFIILSICLYFNWFRHLSKEVRVE from the coding sequence ATGCATCCAGTTGATTACATCATTGTTACTATTTACCTGATTTGCATAGTCGTTTTTGGGGTTATTCTTCAACGGAAAGCATCTGAGGGTATAGAATCCTACTTTTTGGGAAATCGTAATCTGCCCTGGTGGGTTTTGGGGGCTTCTGGAATGGCGTCCAATACTGACTTGGCTGGCACGATGGTGATCAGCGCTTTAATTTATGCTCTGGGAACGAAGGGATTTTTCATCGAAATCCGGGGTGGCGTTGTCTTAATTATGGCTATTTTTATGATATTCATGGGCAAGTGGAACCGACGGGCAAAGGTGATGACTTTGGCGGAATGGATGCACTTGCGCTTCGGCTCAGGAAGGGAAGGCAATACGGCTCGGATCATAAGTGCTGTTGCTAATATTATCTTTGCTATTGGCTCAATGAGTTACTTTTCGGTTGGGGGGGGCAAATTCCTGGGGGAATTTCTGGGTATTGATGACCGCTATGCTTCGATATTTTTGATTTTGCTCGCCCTGGTATACACGGTTGTTAGCGGTTTTTACGGGGTGGTATGGACGGATGTATTTCAAGGTATTTTGATTTTTATTGCGATTATCTATATTTGTGCGATCGCATTCTCTACGGCAACTATCCCGGATACTTTCTCGGTCTCGATTCCTGGGGCTGAGCAATTGCAAACCTGGAATTTCACGGAGTGGAGCAGCATCTCGCCCCCAATGGCAGTTGAGCTACCGGGAGACTATGCCATATTCAACTTGTTCGGTGGCGTGATTTTATTCTATCTGTTCAAAGAAATTATGGTAGGCTTTGGCGGCGGGGGTGGCTATATGATCCAACGCTATTTTGCCGCTAAAAGCGATCGCGAAGCTGGGTTACTGTCGCTATTTTGGATAATCTTGCTTTCTTTTCGTTGGCCCTTGGTTACAGCCTTTGCAGTATTGGGTATCCATTACGGAACCACTAAAGCAGTAATTGCTGACCCTGAACTTATCTTACCAACGGTGATCGCAGAATATGTGCCAGTGGGGATAAAAGGGTTGCTGATCGCTTGTTTTATTGCAGCAGCTATGTCTACCTTTGACTCAATCATCAATGCTAGTGCTGCTTACTGGGTTAAGGATATTTATCAAGCTTATATCAATCCCCAAGCCTCTAGCCAACAACTAATTGTTCAAAGCCGCTGGGCATCAACTCTAATTGTAGTGGTGGGATTGCTATTTAGTTTCAATATCACCAATATCAATGACATTTGGGGATGGCTAACCCTGGGACTAGGTGCTGGACTGTCTATTCCTCTGGTGTTGAGATGGTACTGGTGGCGCTTTAATGGATATGGATTTGCCCTTGGGACGGTGGCGGGGATGGTAGCGGCTATTTTAACTAAGGCAATAGTACTACCCAATTTAAATTACGCCCAATTTCAGGAATATGCGCTGTTTCTCATTCCCAGCATTTGCTCATTACTAGGATGTATTCTAGGGACATTTTTAACTGAGCCAACTGACCGGGAGGTAATGGATAATTTCTATCGAGTCACTCGACCGTTTGGATTTTGGGGAGTAATCCGTCAAAACCTCCCAGCTAATAGTCAGGCAAAAATCAGGAACGAAAATCGGCGGGATATTCTATCTACATTGATCGGAATTCCTTGGCAGATAGTTTTGTTTTTAATGGGAATCATGTTGATGATGAAACGTTGGGATAATTTTGGTATCCTATTGTTTTTATTTATTATCCTATCTATTTGTTTGTACTTTAATTGGTTTAGACACCTATCAAAAGAGGTGAGAGTAGAGTGA
- a CDS encoding MarC family protein, with translation MSQLVSYALGTFIALFTITNPVGAVPIFYSLTANASKHQRLGQAKKVALNASSIIAFFFVTGQAILDFWGISLGVLQIAGGLLIARTAWTFGETNQYQTVTNTPEPNQAKDIALIPL, from the coding sequence ATGTCCCAATTAGTTTCTTATGCACTCGGAACATTTATTGCTTTATTTACCATTACCAATCCAGTGGGAGCAGTACCCATCTTTTACAGCTTGACAGCTAATGCCAGTAAGCATCAAAGATTGGGACAGGCTAAGAAAGTAGCCCTTAATGCCAGCTCAATCATTGCCTTTTTCTTTGTAACTGGTCAAGCAATTCTCGACTTTTGGGGAATTTCTCTGGGGGTATTGCAAATTGCTGGCGGCTTGTTAATAGCTCGTACTGCTTGGACATTTGGTGAGACTAATCAATATCAAACTGTTACCAACACTCCAGAGCCAAATCAAGCAAAAGATATCGCTTTAATCCCATTGTGA
- a CDS encoding GUN4 domain-containing protein — translation MAKKVALLIGVDQYAEGLTTHQAASHDVAAMQRVLQEKTLGDFTRVELLINPNLETLKEAIKNVFDQCGVNDLALVFFSGQGIINQDGKLYLTTSITTKDNLEGTALPASLLHQQLSRSDAQQQIVILECDYYSASADGWLTEPVSVNLKEELSAPGRAVLTSSTTTQTSCKQEPADCSLYTQYLVEGIETGAADRDGAGLIYVRELHNYATEKVQTIKPEIEPALFLDNKGLDILLTILMNQYPKDDPDSEYRKIEAKYRKIVENYERYGKIPDIVQYTLNQKHKELGITVDLHQPDQLISDQGIDYSNLRNLLRAGKWKEADQETFALMVKAVDREEDNNIDPESIKNFPCTDLHTIERLWLKYSSGQFGFSLQKEIWEKLGGKLDSDDNNVDKLEFNRSVYVLSSYYNPNSISRSNYFPNLLAYQTQLYQQFGHRVGWRERKGLHLRRRWKNYEDLTFSVIWAPVGHLPTLVGRDGMNLGVLSIWRMRVNLFSRLEECWL, via the coding sequence ATGGCTAAGAAAGTAGCACTGCTGATCGGGGTTGATCAGTATGCCGAAGGTTTAACTACCCATCAAGCTGCCTCCCATGATGTGGCAGCAATGCAGCGAGTTTTGCAAGAGAAAACCCTAGGGGATTTTACTCGGGTAGAGTTGCTGATAAATCCCAATTTAGAAACCCTAAAAGAAGCAATTAAAAACGTATTTGACCAATGTGGTGTCAATGACTTAGCCCTAGTTTTTTTCTCTGGCCAAGGAATTATTAATCAGGATGGTAAACTGTATTTAACAACTAGCATCACGACTAAAGATAACCTTGAAGGTACTGCATTACCCGCTTCTTTGTTACACCAGCAATTGAGTCGTAGTGATGCTCAGCAACAAATAGTAATTCTTGAGTGTGATTACTATAGTGCTTCAGCTGACGGTTGGCTAACAGAACCTGTGAGTGTCAATCTCAAGGAAGAACTCAGTGCTCCAGGGCGAGCGGTTCTCACCTCCTCCACAACGACACAAACCTCTTGTAAACAGGAACCAGCTGATTGTTCCCTTTACACCCAGTACTTAGTGGAAGGTATTGAAACTGGTGCAGCAGACCGAGATGGGGCTGGCTTAATCTATGTTCGTGAATTACATAACTATGCCACCGAAAAAGTCCAGACTATTAAGCCCGAGATCGAGCCAGCTCTGTTTCTCGATAATAAAGGGTTGGATATTTTACTGACTATTTTAATGAATCAATACCCCAAGGATGATCCCGATAGTGAGTATCGCAAAATCGAAGCCAAGTATCGCAAAATTGTGGAAAACTATGAACGGTATGGTAAGATTCCTGACATTGTTCAATATACATTAAATCAAAAACACAAAGAGTTGGGGATAACTGTTGACCTACACCAACCTGACCAACTCATTTCTGATCAAGGCATAGACTACTCTAACTTGCGAAATTTACTAAGAGCCGGTAAATGGAAAGAAGCCGATCAGGAAACGTTTGCTCTCATGGTCAAAGCAGTTGATCGAGAAGAAGACAACAATATCGACCCTGAGTCAATCAAGAATTTTCCCTGCACCGATCTACACACCATTGAGCGGCTTTGGCTAAAGTATAGCAGTGGGCAATTCGGCTTCAGTTTGCAAAAAGAAATTTGGGAGAAGCTTGGGGGAAAACTTGATAGTGACGATAATAACGTTGATAAACTAGAATTCAACCGAAGCGTTTATGTTTTAAGTTCCTATTACAACCCCAACAGTATTTCCCGCAGTAATTATTTCCCTAACCTATTAGCCTATCAAACTCAGCTTTATCAACAATTTGGTCATCGTGTGGGATGGCGAGAGCGGAAAGGATTGCACCTCAGAAGACGATGGAAAAATTATGAAGACCTGACATTTTCCGTAATCTGGGCTCCAGTGGGTCACCTACCAACTCTGGTTGGTCGTGATGGCATGAATTTGGGAGTATTATCGATTTGGAGGATGAGGGTTAATTTATTCTCTCGCCTTGAAGAGTGTTGGTTATAG